From the genome of Methanothermobacter sp., one region includes:
- a CDS encoding heavy metal translocating P-type ATPase, with product MHHKKHKMERKHVHAGMIEDLKRRFIVCIIITVPILLLSPLIQEIFGLEFIRFPGDLYVVFILSSFVYFYGGYPFFKGIYNELKSRTPGMDTLISVAITSAYIYSSAIVFGLGGSEFFMELVTLIDIMLIGHWIEMKSVLGASSALEELAKLMPSSAHKLMPSGKIMEVSLDELSVGDQVIVKPGEKIPVDGEIVNGSTSIDESMLTGESKPVFKKECDEVIGGSINGDGSITVEIKKTGKDSFLSQIINLVEEVQASKSKTQDIANRFALWLTILSLTGALITFSVWLGLTHQTLNFALERAVTVMVISCPHALGLAVPLVVAVSTALAASNGLLIRDRVAFENTRNVDAIIFDKTGTLTEGKFGITDILALNDEYDKDEILKYAASLEKYSEHPIAKGIVSAAKETFPVEDFQAIPGKGIQGNINGKKVEIVSPGYLRELNISFNNEKVEKLSSQGKTIVFVIINEDLKGAIALADIIRPESKEAVSKFKSMGIKCIMITGDKKEVAEWVSNKIGLDEYFAEVLPQEKAEKVKEIQSKGLTVAMTGDGINDAPALAQADVGIAIGAGTDVAIETGDIILVKSNPLDALYLIKLAKSTYRKMIQNLIWGTGYNIFAIPAAAGVLYAYGVLLTPAEGAALMALSTIIVAINSRFLKIEK from the coding sequence ATGCATCATAAAAAGCATAAAATGGAAAGGAAGCATGTTCATGCTGGCATGATTGAGGACTTAAAGAGGAGATTTATAGTATGTATAATTATAACGGTTCCTATTCTACTTTTATCGCCTTTAATTCAGGAAATTTTTGGACTTGAGTTTATCAGATTTCCTGGTGATTTATATGTGGTTTTCATATTATCATCATTTGTTTACTTTTATGGTGGATATCCATTTTTTAAGGGTATTTACAATGAACTTAAATCACGGACTCCGGGAATGGATACATTAATCAGTGTGGCGATTACAAGCGCGTATATTTACAGTAGTGCAATTGTTTTTGGACTTGGTGGAAGCGAATTTTTCATGGAGCTGGTTACTCTTATAGATATCATGCTTATAGGACACTGGATTGAAATGAAATCTGTTCTTGGAGCTTCCAGTGCACTTGAAGAACTTGCAAAACTCATGCCATCAAGTGCCCATAAATTAATGCCCAGTGGAAAAATAATGGAAGTTTCATTGGATGAATTAAGTGTGGGAGACCAAGTTATAGTGAAACCCGGAGAAAAAATCCCTGTAGATGGGGAAATTGTAAATGGAAGCACTTCCATTGATGAATCCATGCTCACAGGAGAATCAAAGCCCGTTTTCAAGAAAGAATGCGATGAGGTTATAGGCGGTTCAATAAATGGCGATGGATCCATCACAGTAGAAATAAAAAAGACTGGCAAGGATTCATTCCTTTCCCAAATTATAAATCTTGTTGAAGAAGTACAGGCAAGCAAGTCAAAAACCCAGGACATAGCAAACCGTTTTGCACTCTGGCTCACAATACTATCCCTTACAGGCGCTCTTATAACCTTTTCAGTATGGTTAGGCTTGACCCATCAAACTCTTAATTTTGCACTGGAAAGAGCCGTAACCGTTATGGTTATTAGTTGTCCCCATGCCCTTGGACTCGCAGTTCCCCTAGTTGTCGCAGTATCTACAGCTCTAGCGGCAAGTAATGGATTATTAATACGGGATCGTGTAGCATTCGAAAATACACGAAACGTTGATGCCATAATTTTCGATAAAACAGGCACCCTAACCGAGGGAAAATTTGGCATAACTGATATCCTCGCTCTAAACGATGAATATGATAAAGATGAAATTTTAAAATATGCCGCATCCCTCGAAAAATACTCTGAACATCCTATTGCAAAGGGAATCGTATCAGCTGCAAAAGAAACTTTCCCTGTAGAAGATTTCCAGGCAATCCCAGGAAAAGGCATACAAGGCAACATAAATGGAAAAAAAGTCGAAATTGTAAGTCCAGGATATCTAAGAGAACTCAACATCTCATTTAATAACGAGAAAGTGGAAAAACTTTCATCACAAGGAAAAACCATCGTCTTTGTAATTATCAACGAAGATCTAAAAGGTGCAATCGCCCTAGCAGACATCATAAGACCCGAATCAAAGGAAGCAGTTTCAAAATTTAAATCAATGGGGATCAAATGCATAATGATAACAGGAGACAAAAAAGAAGTTGCAGAATGGGTGTCAAACAAAATAGGACTTGACGAATATTTCGCAGAAGTTCTACCACAAGAAAAAGCCGAAAAAGTAAAGGAAATCCAATCTAAGGGATTAACCGTGGCCATGACAGGTGATGGTATAAATGATGCGCCCGCACTCGCCCAAGCAGATGTTGGTATCGCAATTGGCGCCGGCACAGACGTTGCCATCGAAACCGGAGACATTATCCTTGTAAAAAGCAACCCACTTGATGCATTATACCTAATTAAACTTGCCAAGTCAACCTACAGAAAAATGATCCAAAACCTAATATGGGGAACAGGCTACAACATCTTCGCAATCCCAGCAGCAGCTGGCGTACTATACGCCTACGGAGTCCTCTTAACACCCGCAGAAGGAGCGGCGCTAATGGCCCTAAGCACAATCATCGTAGCAATTAATTCCAGATTCCTCAAAATTGAAAAATAA
- a CDS encoding tetratricopeptide repeat protein has product MNDFKDPKAKKWFKKANHLLIENKYEEALFYYDKALEADPENTRIWDNKGVVLSDMGKHIEAIQCFEKALELKPDNAKAWSNMGVTLGALRRYNEAIECFDKALKLRPESSRTWTNKGTALFCLERHPEAIECFNQALKINPKNSEAWAGKGSALRLIGKYQEAIECFEKFIELAPQRALPLIEQAKIIVEELKRILEENEP; this is encoded by the coding sequence ATGAACGACTTTAAAGATCCAAAGGCCAAAAAATGGTTTAAAAAAGCTAACCATCTTCTAATAGAAAACAAATACGAAGAAGCCCTTTTCTATTATGATAAAGCCCTTGAAGCAGACCCAGAAAATACAAGAATATGGGATAACAAAGGAGTCGTATTATCAGACATGGGAAAACACATAGAAGCAATACAATGCTTCGAAAAAGCTTTAGAACTGAAACCAGACAATGCTAAAGCATGGTCTAACATGGGAGTTACACTCGGAGCCCTCAGAAGATACAATGAGGCCATAGAATGCTTCGACAAAGCCCTAAAATTAAGACCTGAAAGTAGCAGAACATGGACCAACAAAGGAACCGCCCTCTTCTGCCTTGAAAGACACCCGGAAGCAATAGAATGTTTCAACCAAGCCTTAAAGATAAACCCGAAAAATTCCGAAGCATGGGCCGGTAAAGGATCCGCCCTAAGGCTCATAGGAAAATACCAAGAAGCCATAGAATGTTTCGAAAAATTTATAGAATTGGCCCCGCAGAGGGCTCTGCCACTCATAGAACAGGCTAAAATCATCGTGGAAGAGCTCAAAAGGATATTGGAAGAAAATGAACCTTAA
- a CDS encoding TspO/MBR family protein, which translates to MNLKLVEVLKLVISILICLIAGFLGSLATIQSIPTWYASLTKPAWTPPNWLFAPIWTTLYILMGIAAFLVWREGFYEKEVKIALGIFGLQLILNILWSVVFFAFKSILGALIIIAPFWIMILLTIIVFYRIFKPAAIILIPYITWVTIAAVLNYAVYILNV; encoded by the coding sequence ATGAACCTAAAGCTCGTAGAAGTCTTAAAGTTAGTCATTTCAATATTAATATGTTTAATCGCGGGTTTTTTAGGTTCGCTTGCCACAATACAATCTATACCCACATGGTATGCTTCCCTAACAAAACCGGCTTGGACCCCGCCAAACTGGCTATTCGCGCCGATCTGGACTACACTCTACATACTAATGGGTATAGCAGCTTTTCTAGTGTGGCGTGAAGGATTCTATGAAAAAGAAGTTAAAATTGCCTTGGGGATATTCGGTCTACAGCTTATATTAAACATTTTATGGTCGGTGGTGTTTTTCGCTTTTAAATCTATCCTAGGAGCTCTCATCATAATAGCACCATTTTGGATAATGATACTTCTGACAATAATCGTATTCTACCGGATATTTAAACCAGCGGCTATAATCCTCATACCATACATCACATGGGTGACCATAGCAGCAGTACTAAACTACGCAGTATACATCCTAAATGTATAA
- a CDS encoding histidine kinase dimerization/phosphoacceptor domain -containing protein encodes MHLLAAVSILSIYPGEGVVAPFHSKYAGGQMARKLIPSLVTIILIIGPVILSLREHLPFPSGIFLLAMALATSLFMISVAVERLNRMDQKRAKSHQEALNAWKFFEGVVENIGDAIAVLDKKGKTIYKNKQMEKLNFKIQDYWEKLKDTPVHIKKDNRYFTGWVVPLDKEKSIISLTEITDLIKAQKQLKETIKEKDALLRELHHRIKNNLQIIISLLNLQAQKADPKTKKVLSEVQNRIKSMATIHETLYETKTHKIDMQKYTEKLTNSLKTQHKNIKFQTNCKTKLNLETSIPLAMLINELLQQSIKTKPTKIKTKIQKHKKEHKLTITHNGTPTSHPGGGGDQKPPDKSTNTTTRRKTTNKKQQNHHNIQRTKIQKKSINFS; translated from the coding sequence TTGCATTTGTTAGCTGCTGTAAGTATATTGTCCATTTATCCTGGTGAAGGTGTTGTTGCACCGTTTCATTCGAAATATGCTGGAGGTCAAATGGCAAGAAAACTAATACCTTCACTTGTAACCATCATCCTCATCATAGGACCTGTGATATTATCATTGAGGGAACACCTACCATTTCCAAGTGGAATATTTCTTCTTGCAATGGCATTGGCCACCAGCCTCTTCATGATAAGTGTTGCGGTTGAGCGCCTTAACAGGATGGACCAGAAAAGGGCGAAATCCCACCAAGAAGCCCTAAATGCATGGAAATTCTTTGAAGGTGTTGTGGAGAATATAGGAGATGCCATAGCAGTCCTGGACAAAAAAGGAAAAACAATATACAAGAACAAGCAAATGGAAAAACTAAACTTCAAAATCCAAGATTATTGGGAAAAACTTAAAGATACCCCTGTCCATATCAAAAAGGATAACAGGTACTTTACTGGTTGGGTCGTCCCACTCGACAAAGAAAAATCCATAATATCCCTAACAGAAATAACAGACCTCATCAAAGCACAAAAACAACTAAAAGAAACCATCAAGGAGAAAGACGCCCTCTTAAGAGAACTACACCACCGCATAAAAAACAACCTACAAATCATAATAAGTCTATTAAATCTTCAAGCCCAAAAGGCAGACCCAAAAACAAAAAAAGTCCTATCAGAAGTGCAAAACCGCATAAAATCCATGGCCACAATACACGAAACACTCTACGAAACCAAAACACACAAAATAGACATGCAAAAATACACAGAAAAACTCACAAACAGCCTCAAAACCCAACACAAAAACATAAAATTCCAAACAAACTGCAAAACCAAACTAAACCTAGAAACCAGCATACCACTAGCCATGCTCATCAACGAACTACTCCAACAATCCATCAAAACAAAACCCACCAAAATAAAAACAAAAATCCAAAAACACAAAAAAGAACACAAACTAACCATAACACACAACGGAACACCAACCAGCCACCCGGGGGGGGGGGGAGATCAGAAACCTCCTGATAAAAGCACTAACACAACAACTCGACGCAAAACTACAAACAAAAAACAACAAAACCACCATAACATTCAAAGAACTAAAATACAAAAAAAGAGCATAAACTTCAGTTAA
- a CDS encoding pseudomurein-binding repeat-containing protein, with the protein MLLLFGIALVLNVSDVSAATGNNSTTLNSQATSQVSSQVTYTPNEVNDAATKVKNFCDANHRLPDYVTIKNKQVKMPQFLYLLTTDVVQTSQGSVASITLKNVQAPSNSIGTTKGGTLTRTEYTNLARNIKSIIDSTGRAPGNASTSIGQIKYETLVYIFAKIMDFQKTNKRLPNYVTVPSTVNGNGGNGIISGNGGNGITTFGNGQLNGLQGIEGLQILAKYINKNLNHQYGAATTAEGVERTGRGDCWGLSAWTAKVLHDNGYTVRIVQGASVEASNHRWVQVLINGKWINFDPSLVTRKYGSKPYYTTCASVRQIIATYYA; encoded by the coding sequence ATGCTATTACTTTTCGGTATAGCATTGGTTTTAAATGTCAGCGACGTTTCCGCTGCAACCGGTAACAATTCAACCACCTTAAATTCGCAGGCAACGTCGCAAGTAAGTTCTCAAGTAACCTACACGCCAAATGAAGTAAATGACGCGGCAACTAAAGTGAAAAACTTTTGTGACGCCAACCATAGATTACCGGATTATGTGACCATCAAAAATAAACAGGTTAAAATGCCTCAATTTCTATACCTTCTAACTACAGATGTTGTGCAGACCAGTCAAGGTTCAGTAGCATCAATAACGCTTAAAAACGTGCAAGCACCTTCAAATTCCATTGGAACAACAAAAGGTGGAACTTTAACAAGAACAGAATACACTAACTTGGCCCGGAATATAAAAAGTATCATAGATTCAACTGGCAGAGCGCCAGGCAACGCCAGCACATCAATAGGACAAATAAAATACGAGACACTAGTCTACATCTTCGCCAAAATCATGGACTTCCAAAAAACCAACAAAAGACTACCAAACTACGTAACAGTACCAAGTACCGTCAACGGCAACGGAGGAAATGGAATTATCAGCGGTAACGGAGGAAATGGAATTACCACTTTCGGAAATGGCCAATTAAACGGGTTACAAGGAATCGAAGGTCTACAAATTCTAGCAAAGTATATCAATAAAAACCTGAACCATCAGTATGGAGCAGCCACCACAGCAGAAGGTGTGGAAAGAACCGGACGTGGAGACTGCTGGGGCCTATCCGCTTGGACGGCTAAAGTATTACACGACAATGGATACACCGTTAGAATAGTGCAGGGAGCATCAGTAGAAGCAAGTAATCACCGATGGGTACAAGTACTAATAAATGGCAAATGGATAAACTTCGACCCATCCCTAGTTACCAGAAAGTACGGAAGTAAACCGTATTATACCACATGTGCGAGTGTAAGACAAATCATCGCAACATACTACGCCTAA
- a CDS encoding PsbP-related protein, protein MSTAIILIIAFVIFYTSLFHVHSYWHNTSNNTTPLIPYKTYADNGITFKYPADWKPIKNLHSPSRWGYPPDPIVAFYDPSGNRTEADIRTYFYIKQLNVRSLDEQLSRYRRDIAKIGQTEVSERNITVNGMRAVELIKTWHADGIQYQALTVHIEAVPGSKYYRIGCVTPLSEYKETLPEFELVINSFKLLKWGILNGV, encoded by the coding sequence ATCTCAACAGCTATAATTTTAATAATTGCTTTTGTAATCTTTTATACAAGTTTATTTCATGTTCATTCATATTGGCATAATACTTCCAATAATACTACTCCATTAATTCCTTACAAAACATATGCCGATAATGGGATCACTTTTAAATATCCTGCGGATTGGAAACCTATAAAGAACCTTCATAGCCCCAGTAGGTGGGGATACCCTCCAGATCCTATCGTGGCTTTTTATGATCCAAGTGGTAATCGCACTGAAGCTGATATTAGAACCTATTTTTACATTAAACAGTTAAATGTAAGATCCCTTGATGAACAACTCAGTCGATATAGGAGAGATATTGCAAAAATTGGGCAGACGGAAGTTTCAGAACGAAACATTACAGTCAATGGGATGCGGGCCGTCGAGCTCATTAAAACATGGCACGCAGATGGAATACAATATCAAGCTTTAACTGTGCATATTGAAGCCGTCCCAGGATCCAAGTATTATAGAATAGGATGTGTCACGCCCTTAAGCGAGTACAAGGAGACGCTGCCTGAATTCGAATTAGTGATAAACAGCTTTAAACTGTTAAAATGGGGCATCCTTAATGGAGTATAA
- a CDS encoding CapA family protein, with amino-acid sequence MRKNIIIVAVVFLIITLLYFNITNPKERVSEPEKPINITFTGDVMLGRNVNPVLYEDPQPFKNVINITNGTDLTVINLESPITTSTNQRDKLITFKADPQFTKSLKDAGVDVTCLANNHIMDYGEEGLNDTIKNLEANDIMYVGAGSNITEAYKPLIIDIKGKRIAIIQASEFADEYYMPPATKNRPGFAPISWNHIKSAIDDAKKAGANYIICEFHYGNEYRYTPNDLQRNISHKCIDEGAFMVVGHHPHVPGGIEEYKGHLIFYSLGNCVFDMQNPETKKSMIIVVTIKGNSSLVHIYPINIGYYPYPMDVDEANKFLEELESYSNIEIQTKNGIGIIKT; translated from the coding sequence ATGAGAAAAAACATAATCATAGTAGCTGTTGTCTTTTTAATCATTACTTTGTTATATTTTAATATTACAAATCCAAAGGAACGAGTGTCTGAGCCGGAAAAACCCATTAACATCACTTTTACTGGGGATGTGATGTTAGGGAGAAATGTTAACCCGGTTTTATATGAGGATCCACAACCATTCAAAAACGTGATCAACATCACCAATGGGACAGATCTAACCGTTATAAACCTAGAATCACCAATCACCACATCAACCAACCAAAGAGATAAACTGATAACATTCAAAGCAGATCCACAATTTACAAAATCACTCAAAGACGCTGGAGTTGACGTTACATGCCTCGCAAACAATCATATCATGGACTACGGGGAAGAAGGCCTCAATGACACCATAAAAAACTTGGAAGCAAATGATATAATGTATGTGGGTGCCGGCTCTAATATAACAGAAGCCTACAAACCCCTCATAATAGACATAAAAGGAAAAAGGATAGCTATCATACAAGCATCAGAATTCGCAGATGAATATTATATGCCACCTGCAACCAAAAACAGGCCCGGTTTCGCTCCAATATCATGGAATCATATAAAATCCGCCATAGATGATGCCAAAAAGGCCGGGGCTAATTATATTATTTGCGAGTTCCATTATGGGAATGAGTACCGTTACACTCCAAATGACCTACAAAGGAACATATCACATAAATGTATTGATGAAGGCGCGTTCATGGTAGTTGGACATCATCCTCATGTTCCAGGTGGTATAGAAGAATATAAAGGCCATTTAATTTTTTATAGTCTTGGAAATTGCGTGTTTGACATGCAAAACCCTGAGACGAAAAAATCTATGATAATAGTTGTAACAATTAAAGGTAACAGTTCCCTCGTCCATATTTATCCTATAAATATAGGTTATTACCCCTATCCAATGGATGTGGATGAGGCCAACAAATTCCTAGAGGAGCTCGAATCATATTCAAACATAGAAATCCAAACCAAAAATGGTATAGGAATAATCAAAACTTAA
- a CDS encoding SpoIVB peptidase S55 domain-containing protein: protein MCIGPGSIIRCNKKKAVIGAVLPGDGDFKVITVQHLLKVGGCHLKDPVYVGKFKGIITEILYDLDLAIATFKVPSSIVKLVEIGSPRLGPAYSLNEGKKNYCTILSVGRTFHYLAFAHRRLPLPGDSGSPIIQDGKIVGVLSSVFFNSATAIASSLERFL from the coding sequence ATGTGTATCGGGCCTGGTTCAATAATTCGGTGCAATAAGAAAAAGGCTGTGATAGGTGCAGTTCTCCCAGGAGATGGAGATTTTAAGGTTATAACTGTTCAACATCTTTTAAAGGTTGGAGGTTGTCATCTGAAGGATCCTGTCTATGTTGGGAAATTTAAAGGTATAATCACTGAAATATTATATGATTTGGATCTTGCAATCGCAACTTTCAAGGTGCCTTCTTCAATTGTTAAATTGGTGGAGATAGGTTCTCCTAGGCTCGGACCAGCTTACTCCCTTAATGAAGGGAAGAAAAATTATTGTACTATCCTATCTGTGGGTAGAACTTTTCATTACCTTGCATTTGCCCATAGAAGGTTGCCATTGCCAGGTGATAGTGGATCTCCAATCATACAAGATGGTAAAATTGTTGGTGTTTTGTCTTCTGTATTTTTTAATAGTGCAACAGCCATCGCATCCTCCCTTGAAAGATTCCTATAA
- a CDS encoding phosphoribosyltransferase family protein, translated as MVNLTKIIENRDFRDKFFVFKDREEAGEILAKMLEDYRDSDAIVLGIPAGGVPVASIIAKNLNLPLDVLVVSKITLPWNREAGYGAVAFDGTIKLNQQLINSLGLTGEEVEAGIRETLKKVKRRVHIFRKGKKPLELKGKTVIVVDDGLASGYTMLTALEALRKAGAAKIIVAVPTANLDAIKKLEGRVDIICSPNIRQVSPYAVADAYKHWSDVSEEEVISILDES; from the coding sequence TTGGTAAATTTGACAAAAATAATAGAAAATAGAGATTTTAGGGATAAATTTTTTGTTTTCAAGGATCGTGAAGAAGCTGGGGAAATTCTCGCCAAGATGCTAGAGGATTATAGAGATTCTGATGCTATTGTACTTGGCATCCCTGCAGGTGGCGTTCCAGTAGCATCTATTATAGCGAAAAACCTCAACTTACCTTTGGATGTCCTAGTTGTAAGTAAGATAACATTACCTTGGAATAGGGAAGCAGGGTATGGTGCGGTGGCATTCGATGGGACCATAAAGTTAAACCAACAACTTATAAATTCACTTGGATTAACCGGGGAAGAGGTAGAAGCTGGTATCAGAGAAACCCTTAAGAAAGTTAAAAGGAGGGTTCATATTTTCAGGAAGGGTAAAAAACCTTTAGAGCTTAAAGGCAAGACTGTAATAGTGGTCGATGATGGTTTAGCATCAGGATATACTATGCTCACGGCTTTGGAGGCTCTTAGAAAGGCTGGTGCCGCGAAGATAATCGTCGCAGTGCCCACAGCCAATTTAGATGCCATCAAAAAACTAGAGGGGAGAGTGGATATAATATGTTCTCCTAACATAAGACAAGTATCCCCTTATGCAGTTGCAGACGCCTACAAACATTGGTCAGACGTATCAGAGGAGGAAGTCATAAGTATACTTGATGAATCCTAA
- the ftsY gene encoding signal recognition particle-docking protein FtsY, whose translation MFEALKKKINKTITKITEKISDKEKETVEEKPEDKTVEETIKESDKVEKGEKLKIFSFIREKTISEKDIEDVLWDLEMSLLESDVAIDVAEKITKELKKQLVGKKVKRSTDIIEHTQEALKDSIRDILTVSGKDMESILQEKQNKKEPFIIMFVGINGTGKTTTIAKMAKYFLDKGLTPVIAASDTFRAGAIEQLTHHAEKLGVKIIKHEKGADPAAVAFDAVEHAKAKGKDVVLIDTAGRMQTNVNLMDEMAKIKRVVKPDFIIFVGDSLTGNDAVEQAIKFNESVGIDAIILTKADADAKGGAALSIGYVIKKPIIFLGTGQDYEDLVEFKPEWMIHQLFT comes from the coding sequence TTGTTCGAAGCACTGAAGAAAAAAATCAACAAAACAATCACTAAGATCACAGAAAAAATCTCAGATAAAGAAAAAGAGACCGTCGAGGAAAAACCAGAAGATAAGACCGTAGAAGAAACTATAAAAGAATCGGATAAAGTAGAAAAAGGTGAAAAGTTAAAAATTTTCTCTTTTATACGAGAGAAGACAATCTCTGAAAAAGATATCGAAGATGTGCTCTGGGACCTTGAAATGTCACTACTTGAAAGTGACGTAGCAATAGATGTAGCCGAAAAAATAACAAAAGAACTCAAAAAACAACTAGTAGGCAAAAAAGTCAAAAGGAGCACCGACATCATTGAACACACACAAGAAGCCCTAAAAGATAGTATAAGAGATATATTAACCGTCAGTGGTAAAGACATGGAGAGTATCCTCCAAGAAAAACAAAATAAAAAAGAACCATTTATAATAATGTTTGTGGGCATCAACGGCACAGGCAAAACAACAACCATAGCAAAAATGGCGAAATACTTCCTAGATAAAGGATTAACTCCAGTCATCGCGGCTTCAGACACCTTCAGGGCAGGGGCAATAGAACAATTAACTCATCATGCAGAAAAACTTGGAGTGAAAATAATAAAGCATGAAAAAGGCGCCGACCCAGCCGCAGTAGCATTCGATGCGGTAGAACATGCCAAGGCAAAGGGAAAAGATGTTGTCTTAATTGATACTGCTGGTCGGATGCAGACAAATGTCAATCTCATGGATGAAATGGCAAAAATAAAAAGGGTTGTGAAACCAGACTTCATAATATTCGTTGGAGATTCGCTCACAGGTAATGATGCTGTTGAACAGGCCATAAAATTTAATGAGAGCGTTGGGATCGACGCTATAATACTGACAAAGGCGGATGCTGATGCAAAAGGTGGCGCGGCCCTCTCAATAGGCTATGTTATAAAAAAGCCAATAATATTCCTTGGAACAGGTCAAGATTATGAAGACCTCGTGGAATTCAAACCAGAATGGATGATCCACCAACTATTCACATAA
- the pfdA gene encoding prefoldin subunit alpha — MEEQQPSDDQQRLEEIVNQLNFYKEQAELIQNQIEVMRSSLTELEVLEDTLEAVEGNEGAEALVPVGAGSFIKAQLKDTDEVIMSIGAGVAMKKTLKDARRIIDEQKKELEDAMGKLSENLKKVTDIILKLSPQAEELYQKIRGSEG; from the coding sequence ATGGAAGAACAGCAGCCATCGGATGACCAGCAACGCCTAGAGGAGATCGTAAACCAGTTAAATTTTTACAAGGAACAAGCAGAGCTGATCCAAAACCAGATAGAGGTGATGAGAAGTTCATTAACAGAATTAGAAGTGCTGGAGGATACTTTGGAGGCTGTGGAGGGTAATGAGGGCGCTGAGGCATTAGTACCGGTAGGCGCTGGTTCATTTATAAAAGCCCAGCTCAAAGACACTGACGAGGTCATAATGAGCATAGGAGCAGGTGTAGCTATGAAAAAAACACTAAAGGATGCTAGGAGGATCATAGACGAACAAAAAAAGGAATTGGAAGATGCTATGGGCAAATTGTCCGAAAATCTTAAAAAGGTAACAGATATAATACTCAAATTATCTCCACAAGCAGAAGAATTATACCAAAAAATCAGAGGAAGTGAAGGGTAA
- the rpl18a gene encoding 50S ribosomal protein L18Ae gives MKTRIFRVKGNFMMGEKLQPFTKELKAIKKEEVYEKIYSEFGSKHGIGRNRIYIRSIEEISPDEVEDPILKAILEA, from the coding sequence ATGAAGACGAGAATATTCAGAGTAAAGGGAAATTTTATGATGGGTGAGAAATTACAGCCATTCACTAAGGAATTAAAGGCGATTAAAAAGGAAGAAGTTTATGAAAAAATATATTCTGAATTTGGCAGTAAACATGGTATAGGCCGCAACAGGATATACATAAGGAGTATAGAGGAAATCTCTCCTGATGAGGTGGAGGATCCTATATTAAAGGCTATATTGGAGGCATGA
- a CDS encoding translation initiation factor IF-6, with amino-acid sequence MIKRTNLDGNPNIGVYISVTETQALIPFHASTKIEEIIEEVLEVEVFRATIAGSSLNGILSVGNSNGIIVSPYILEREIESLEKAGFEVFVLPEKFTAVGNLILANDYGALVSPLFSDESMELIEKALEVKVEQGTIAGFNIVGSVATATNKGVLLHPKVAVEELEFVEEILKVPADVGTINHGMTMIGACSIANSNGAIVSENTTGPELARIEEALGFL; translated from the coding sequence ATGATAAAGAGAACAAACCTCGACGGAAACCCTAACATAGGAGTTTATATTTCGGTCACGGAAACCCAAGCACTCATACCATTCCACGCATCCACAAAAATAGAGGAAATAATAGAAGAAGTATTAGAAGTGGAAGTTTTCAGGGCCACCATAGCAGGCAGCAGCTTAAACGGTATATTATCTGTTGGAAATTCTAATGGTATCATAGTTTCTCCTTATATCCTCGAAAGAGAGATAGAATCATTAGAGAAAGCAGGTTTTGAAGTTTTTGTGTTACCTGAAAAGTTCACTGCAGTAGGCAATTTGATATTAGCAAATGATTATGGTGCTCTTGTAAGTCCGTTGTTTTCTGATGAGTCAATGGAATTAATAGAAAAGGCATTGGAAGTTAAAGTCGAACAGGGGACAATAGCTGGTTTCAACATTGTAGGATCCGTCGCAACAGCTACAAACAAGGGTGTACTATTACATCCAAAAGTTGCAGTGGAAGAATTAGAATTTGTCGAAGAAATCTTGAAAGTGCCGGCTGATGTTGGGACGATCAATCATGGCATGACCATGATAGGCGCATGTTCCATAGCCAACTCAAATGGGGCCATAGTAAGTGAAAATACTACAGGCCCGGAATTAGCCAGGATAGAAGAGGCTTTAGGCTTTCTTTGA